The following proteins come from a genomic window of Chryseobacterium glaciei:
- a CDS encoding TetR/AcrR family transcriptional regulator: MSKQEKKDQTQELIKETAKNLFFVKGKFNATTQEIADEAGVNRTLINYYFRSRDKLIQIIFDEAHRVEKEKSEIIMTSDLPFKAKIAEFIEGSLSTSLQYPYLETYIVSQINKGSCHARDVEEEDLKKLYEDIEIEMELGNIEKMAPVQFLLNMISLLVFPSAARPLFLENLMINDTEFDKIISERKDIILNMLFKN; encoded by the coding sequence ATGTCAAAACAAGAAAAAAAAGATCAAACACAGGAATTAATAAAGGAGACCGCAAAGAATTTATTCTTTGTGAAAGGGAAATTTAACGCTACTACACAAGAAATTGCTGATGAAGCGGGAGTCAACAGAACGCTGATTAATTATTATTTTCGTTCAAGAGACAAATTGATTCAGATAATTTTTGACGAAGCGCATAGAGTAGAAAAGGAAAAATCTGAGATCATTATGACTTCTGACCTTCCTTTTAAAGCTAAAATAGCTGAGTTCATTGAAGGAAGTTTATCTACAAGTCTTCAGTATCCTTATCTTGAAACTTACATTGTTTCACAGATCAATAAAGGGAGTTGCCATGCAAGAGATGTAGAAGAAGAGGATTTGAAAAAACTTTATGAAGACATTGAAATAGAAATGGAATTGGGAAATATCGAAAAAATGGCTCCCGTTCAGTTTCTTTTGAATATGATTTCACTTTTGGTATTTCCGAGTGCGGCTCGTCCATTATTTTTAGAGAATCTCATGATCAATGATACTGAATTTGACAAAATTATTTCAGAAAGAAAAGACATTATTTTAAATATGTTATTTAAAAACTAA